The sequence CTGACCTTGGTCCAGTAAATATTTGTAACGCTTATTTGACTCTTCCGCCGTTGCAAAACCAGCGTATTGTCTCATTGTCCAAAAACGCCCGCGGTACATCGTTGGCTGTACTCCTCGAGTGTAAGGATATTCGCCAGGAAATCCAAGAGCTTCTTCGTATTTCATCTGCTCTAAATCTACCGGAGTATATACCCTTTGAACTTCTTGGTTTGAGCCAGTGACAAAAGTTTCTTTTCTTTCAGATCTTTTTTTCACTGCCTCTTCTGTCTTTTGCGTCCATTTTTCCTGGGCTTCTTTCAATTGCTCCATTTTTTCATTTTCAGCCATCATTTTTCCTCCCTCGTCGATTCGTTTTCCCTCATTCAGTTCTCTTTTATTTATATATATCTAATGACCGTATGCTATTAGCATACCGTCCGTCAAAAAAATTTGGCAGTTCGCTTGCATTCCATTTTTATAATGAAGAGTAAACCGCCAACCTTATTCTACATTTTTTTTCCCCTAAACGCAACTGATTTAAGTCCCAGAATGGAAATCTTTATTTTTTTCTAATTTATTTGAATTACTCAAAATATTCCTTAAACTTTTTGCAGAAGAAAAGGTCTTGTTCCATCTAAAAAAAAGCCCTGCGGACGATTTGTCCGAAAGGCTTTTTTCTAACTATCTGATTCGATATGATCGCTACTAATTGGTTTATACGATTCTGGTGCTGTGGTATTTCTGCGATCAGTTTCTTGTTTTTGTTCCATCTCATTTTCTAAATGACTGGCACTTTCATCTGTGCTACTTTCATCTACTTCTTCTGTCATTTCCAATTCGGACTCTTGTAATTGAACGGATGCAATTTTATTTCTCACCGTATCAATATCATCGTCTTTTTCTATGGTAATATCTCCATAAAAAATTCGTTTATACTCATCAGCGTTTAGTGTTTCTAGTTTAAGTAGCGCATGAGCAATCGAGTGGAGTTTTTCCATGTTTTCTTTAAGCAACAGCTCTGTCCGATGATAAGCTTCTTCAACAATACGACGAATCTCATCATCTATTTGTGCCGCCACTTCCTCTGAATAATTTCGCTTCGATGTCATATCCCGACCAAGGAACACTTCATCTTCGTCACTACCAAAGGTCATCGGCCCCAACTTATCACTCATTCCATATTTAGTGACCATTCCTCTGGCAATAGCCGTTACTCTCTGCAAGTCATTTTGCGCACCGGTGCTAATATCGGAGAGAACTAGTTTTTCAGCTACCCGACCACCTAACAAGTGAATAATATGCTCTTCCATTTCTGTTTTAGTCGCATAGTACTTGTCTTCTTTGGGCAAAATCATGGTAAATCCACCAGCTCTACCTCTAGGAATGATGCTGATTTGATGTACCGGATCTGTATTAGGCAACATAGAAGCTACCAAGGCATGACCAGCTTCATGAAAAGACGTAAGTACCCGTTCTTTTTCACTGATCACACGACTCTTTTTCTCCATACCGGCAATCACTTTGGTAATGGCTTCTTCAATCGTATCCATCATCAGCTTTTTCTGATTTTTTCTTGCGGTTAATAGTGCCGCTTCGTTCATAAGATTTTCAATGTCCGCCGGTGAAAACCCGGGAGTTCTTCTTGCTAGAACTTTTAGATCTACTGATTCATCGATCGGTTTTCCTCTGGCATGTACTTTCAGAATGGCTTCTCTGCCTTTTAAGTCTGGTAACCCAACGGCAACCTGGCGGTCAAAACGCCCCGGTCTTAATAGTGCCGGATCCAAGATGTCTGCCCTATTAGTTGCAGCAACAACAATAACTCCTTCATTAATGCCAAAGCCATCCATCTCAACTAAAAGTTGATTGAGTGTCTGCTCCCGTTCATCATGACCTCCACCAAGACCAGCTCCTCGACGTCTACCAACCGCATCAATCTCATCAATAAAAATAATACAAGGGGCACTTTTCTTCGCCTGATCAAAAAGATCTCTAACCCTTGAAGCTCCTACCCCTACAAACATTTCGACAAAATCAGACCCACTGATGCTATAAAAGGGTACACCCGCTTCACCTGCAACCGCTTTTGTCAAAAATGTTTTTCCTGTACCGGGCGGTCCTACCATTAATATTCCTTTCGGTATTCTCGCTCCCAAGTCTACGAATTTTTTTGGATTCTTTAAGAAATCTACCAATTCCTGTAACTCTTCTTTTTCTTCATCCAAACCCGCAACATCATCAAAATTGATCCGTGTTTTTTCATCTTCTTTGTGTAGCTTCGCTTTGCTTTTTCCAAAAGACATTACCTTATTTCCACCACCCTGGGACTGTTGCATAAAAACAAACCACAGGACAACAAAAATAAGAATCATGAATACGGAAGGTAGCAGCTGAATAAACCAAGGTGTTGATGGCGGCGGAGCGCCTTTTACTTCAGCCCCTATGTCAACCATATTGCTTTCCAGAATGGCTGTTAGCCGTTCATCACTGAAGACAACTGGCACAAAAGACTCAAAATTGACAGATTCACCGTCCCGAATCAGCATTCCTTCTACTGATCTGTCGACAATATTAATTTCTTCCACGTTCCCATTGATCAGTTCCTGATAAAGCTCTGAAAACGGTATTTCAACGGATTCCTGCGGTGGTTGCACAAATTGCTGTACCAGTATCAACAACACAATAAAAATAATGATATAGAAACTGGCACCGCGGAACATTTTCCTCAACCTGTCTTCCTCCTCCCAACAAAAGTCATTTTCACATTACATAATTGTACCACACAACAAGTTGATAGACAACCTGTAAAAAACCTGTCCACAACCTTATTGAACCTTATCAGACCGGAACTGTATTTTCAAGACTTTTTTTGTTTTCTGCGTTATTTTCACCAGTTCGCTGATACGATGACCTACCACCCACAAAATTTCATTCTCAGAAGCAATCAATGGAATCATATTTCTTTTTTCAACTGGTA is a genomic window of Tindallia californiensis containing:
- the ftsH gene encoding ATP-dependent zinc metalloprotease FtsH, with the protein product MRKMFRGASFYIIIFIVLLILVQQFVQPPQESVEIPFSELYQELINGNVEEINIVDRSVEGMLIRDGESVNFESFVPVVFSDERLTAILESNMVDIGAEVKGAPPPSTPWFIQLLPSVFMILIFVVLWFVFMQQSQGGGNKVMSFGKSKAKLHKEDEKTRINFDDVAGLDEEKEELQELVDFLKNPKKFVDLGARIPKGILMVGPPGTGKTFLTKAVAGEAGVPFYSISGSDFVEMFVGVGASRVRDLFDQAKKSAPCIIFIDEIDAVGRRRGAGLGGGHDEREQTLNQLLVEMDGFGINEGVIVVAATNRADILDPALLRPGRFDRQVAVGLPDLKGREAILKVHARGKPIDESVDLKVLARRTPGFSPADIENLMNEAALLTARKNQKKLMMDTIEEAITKVIAGMEKKSRVISEKERVLTSFHEAGHALVASMLPNTDPVHQISIIPRGRAGGFTMILPKEDKYYATKTEMEEHIIHLLGGRVAEKLVLSDISTGAQNDLQRVTAIARGMVTKYGMSDKLGPMTFGSDEDEVFLGRDMTSKRNYSEEVAAQIDDEIRRIVEEAYHRTELLLKENMEKLHSIAHALLKLETLNADEYKRIFYGDITIEKDDDIDTVRNKIASVQLQESELEMTEEVDESSTDESASHLENEMEQKQETDRRNTTAPESYKPISSDHIESDS